In one window of Solanum pennellii chromosome 2, SPENNV200 DNA:
- the LOC107009683 gene encoding 4-coumarate--CoA ligase-like 1 — METHVVECSQKQEEGEHIFRSRYPPVHVPDNVTLPEFVLHNVELYADRLAFVDATTGKGYTYGEVERDVRRFAKALRSLGLRKGRVVLVVLPNVPEYAIVALGIMAAGGVFSGANPAAHSSEIMKQVESADGKLIVSDLPTYHKVKDCGLPVIILGEERVEGTIHWDELLEAADRASSRTDHVTNQEDEIVQQSDLCALPFSSGTTGLSKGVMLTHRNLVANLCSTLFSISPEMIGQVTILGLIPFFHIYGITGICCATIRNKGKVVVMRRYELRAFLNALITHEVSFAPIVPPIILALVKNPIVDEFDLKKLKLRSIMTAAAPLAPEILNEFEKKFPDVQVQEAYGMTEHSCITLSHCNQHIAKRNSVGFILPNLEVKFVDPDTGRSLPKNTPGEICVKSQCVMKGYYKNESETSLTIDTDGWLHTGDIGYIDDDGDIFLVDRIKELIKYKGFQVAPAELEGILLTHPSVEDTAVVGLPDEEAGEIPAAWVVLNSKAKESHEDIISYVASTVAQYKRVRLVQFVDSIPKSPSGKIMRRLIKEKMLERLKEGT; from the exons ATGGAAACTCATGTTGTAGAATGCTCACAAAAGCAAGAGGAAGGTGAACACATTTTCCGGAGTAGATATCCTCCAGTCCATGTACCAGACAATGTGACTCTCCCAGAATTTGTACTTCATAATGTAGAGTTATACGCTGACAGACTGGCGTTTGTGGATGCTACCACGGGCAAAGGCTACACATATGGCGAAGTTGAAAGAGATGTAAGGAGGTTTGCCAAGGCCTTGAGGTCCCTTGGCTTAAGAAAAGGAAGGGTTGTGTTGGTAGTGCTTCCAAATGTACCGGAATATGCTATTGTTGCTCTTGGAATCATGGCTGCTGGTGGTGTCTTTTCAGGTGCAAATCCAGCAGCTCATTCATCCGAAATTATGAAACAAGTTGAATCTGCTGATGGCAAGCTTATTGTCTCTGATCTACCCACCTATCACAAG GTGAAAGATTGTGGGCTGCCAGTAATAATACTAGGCGAAGAACGTGTAGAAGGGACAATTCATTGGGATGAATTGCTCGAAGCTGCAGATCGTGCCAGTTCCAGAACTGATCACGTAACAAAccaagaagatgaaattgtgcAACAAAGTGATCTATGTGCACTGCCCTTTTCATCAGGCACGACAGGACTATCCAAGGGAGTGATGTTAACACACAGAAACCTAGTAGCAAACCTCTGCTCTACACTCTTTAGTATTAGTCCAGAAATGATAGGTCAAGTTACAATACTAGGTCTGATACCATTCTTTCACATTTATGGTATAACTGGAATCTGTTGTGCAACCATTAGGAACAAAGGGAAAGTGGTTGTCATGCGTAGGTACGAACTGAGGGCATTTCTAAATGCACTCATCACACATGAAGTCTCATTTGCACCTATCGTGCCACCTATCATCTTGGCACTTGTTAAGAATCCGATCGTTGATGAATTTGATCTCAAAAAGCTTAAGCTTAGATCCATCATGACAGCAGCTGCTCCACTTGCCCCTGAGATTCTTAATGAATTTGAGAAGAAATTTCCGGATGTTCAGGTCCAAGAG GCATATGGGATGACTGAGCACAGCTGCATTACTCTTTCCCACTGCAATCAGCACATCGCTAAAAGAAATTCCGTTGGTTTTATTCTGCCTAATTTGGAGGTAAAGTTCGTTGATCCTGATACCGGTAGATCTCTCCCCAAGAACACACCAGGGGAAATATGTGTCAAAAGCCAATGTGTTATGAAGG GTTACTACAAAAATGAATCCGAGACTAGCCTTACAATTGATACGGATGGGTGGCTCCACACCGGTGACATTGGCTACATTGATGATGACGGGGATATCTTTCTCGTTGATCGTATCAAAGAGCTTATCAAGTACAAGGGATTCCAA GTTGCACCAGCTGAATTAGAGGGGATCCTTCTCACACATCCTTCAGTGGAAGATACTGCAGTAGTTGG GCTACCAGATGAAGAAGCAGGAGAGATACCAGCAGCATGGGTAGTATTGAACTCAAAAGCAAAAGAAAGCCATGAGGACATCATCAGCTACGTTGCATCAACCGTTGCACAGTATAAACGAGTGAGACTGGTGCAGTTTGTGGATAGTATTCCGAAATCTCCTTCTGGTAAAATAATGAGAAGACTTATCAAGGAAAAGATGCTAGAAAGACTTAAAGAGGGAACATAG